One Streptomyces mobaraensis NBRC 13819 = DSM 40847 DNA segment encodes these proteins:
- a CDS encoding DUF3027 domain-containing protein has translation MRSRTPDRLCAEAVELARTAAEEAAHPGQVGDHVEVVADGDRVVTHYFRCLDPGYRGWRWAVTVARASRAKNVTLDETVLLPGPDALLAPEWVPWSERLRPGDLGPGDLLPTEADDLRLEPGWTGAEEPPPNSVVAPEGLSHELADLADAEDAEVAPGPPAAQPTAPARGSLTSLAEELGMRRARVLSRYGLHIAADRWDESHGAKTPMAQAAPASCVSCGFLIPIGGSLGQAFGICGNEFGAADGHVVSLSYGCGGHSEAAVMPKPPRPAPPVIDETVVDVLPMGDAARDSGAAAGDEDLGHA, from the coding sequence ATGCGAAGCCGTACCCCGGACCGCCTGTGCGCCGAGGCGGTCGAACTGGCCCGTACGGCGGCCGAGGAGGCCGCGCACCCCGGGCAGGTCGGTGACCACGTCGAGGTCGTCGCCGACGGGGACCGCGTCGTCACGCACTACTTCCGCTGCCTCGACCCCGGCTACCGCGGGTGGCGCTGGGCCGTCACCGTCGCCCGCGCCTCCCGCGCCAAGAACGTCACGCTCGACGAGACGGTTCTGCTGCCCGGCCCCGACGCCCTCCTCGCGCCCGAATGGGTGCCCTGGAGCGAGCGGCTGCGCCCCGGCGACCTCGGCCCCGGCGACCTGCTGCCCACCGAGGCCGACGACCTGCGGCTGGAGCCGGGCTGGACGGGCGCCGAGGAGCCGCCGCCGAACTCCGTCGTCGCCCCCGAGGGCCTCTCCCACGAGCTGGCCGACCTCGCCGACGCGGAGGACGCCGAGGTGGCGCCCGGCCCGCCCGCCGCCCAGCCGACCGCCCCGGCGCGCGGCTCCCTCACCTCCCTCGCCGAAGAACTCGGCATGCGCCGCGCCCGCGTCCTGTCCCGCTACGGCCTGCACATCGCCGCCGACCGCTGGGACGAGTCGCACGGCGCCAAGACGCCCATGGCCCAGGCCGCCCCCGCCTCCTGCGTCAGCTGCGGCTTCCTCATCCCCATCGGCGGCTCCCTCGGCCAGGCCTTCGGCATCTGCGGCAACGAGTTCGGCGCCGCCGACGGCCACGTCGTCTCCCTCTCCTACGGCTGCGGCGGCCACTCCGAGGCCGCCGTCATGCCCAAGCCGCCGCGCCCGGCGCCACCCGTCATCGACGAGACGGTCGTGGACGTGCTGCCGATGGGCGACGCGGCCCGCGACTCCGGCGCCGCGGCGGGCGACGAGGACCTGGGGCACGCGTAG
- a CDS encoding cupredoxin domain-containing protein has translation MPMATVSIRDFSFIPSQLTVVADDSVTWTNDDGTDHTVTADDGSFDSGPFGPGASFTHTFRQSGTFPYHCDIHPDMRATVTVT, from the coding sequence ATCCCCATGGCCACTGTCTCCATCCGCGATTTCTCCTTCATCCCCAGCCAGTTGACGGTCGTCGCCGACGACTCGGTCACCTGGACCAACGACGACGGCACCGACCACACGGTGACGGCCGACGACGGCTCCTTCGACTCGGGCCCCTTCGGTCCGGGCGCTTCCTTCACCCACACCTTCAGGCAGAGCGGGACGTTCCCGTACCACTGCGACATCCACCCGGACATGAGGGCGACGGTGACGGTCACCTGA
- a CDS encoding sacsin N-terminal ATP-binding-like domain-containing protein has protein sequence MSGTATDPFGTGRLRRGVLDAWTASAARFREDANAEEDLALGGYRDRLVVELAQNAADAAARAGVPGRLRLTLHPAHADGPAVLAAANTGAPLDAAGVESLATLRASAKREETGAAGRFGVGFAAVLAVSDEPAVISRSGGVRWSLAEARGLAEQAAAGAPALGDELRRREGHVPLLRLPLPAEGTAPEGYDTVVVLPLRDGAAQDLAERLLAGVDDALLLALPGLRELVVELPGAAPRILTAHQEAGHVVVEDSAGETTRWRVERAGGRLDPALLADRPVEERLRPDWALTWAVPVGPDGAPARPRTAPVLHAPTPTDEPLGLPALLIATFPMDPTRRHAAPGPLTDFLVGRAAEAYTALLRDWRPVTAGILDLVPSPLAQSPLDAELRSLVLERLPRVAFLPSASAAPEGEEPYALRPAEAEIVEGASAATVAVLGELFRSLLPAGLERRQELRALGVARVSLGETIDRLAGVERTAEWWWRLYDSLAGVDPDRLSGLPVPLADGSRTAIGPRQVLLPPADAEAASGAERLSRLGLKIAHPAAAHPLLEKLGATPSSPRAVLTTPQVRAAVAHSLDAAESWDEDALDPDELADTVLALVRDANLAPGDEPWLAALALPDEDGELAPAGELVLPGSPFEQVIRPGELAACDAALAERWGGQPLTAVGVLADFALVRATDVVLDPDELEPRDGDFPEPEDAGLLDAVDVWCEDVLDGLPETPVPPVATELTAVRDLDLVADDAWPRALAMLSRPPLRDALTAPVRVLLPDGTTESVRPYTAWWLRGHPVLDGRRPAGLRAAGGDPLLEGLYEEADATGFADEQVLRALGVRTTAAALLDEPGGAAELLARLADPERPVRADRLHALYGLLAALDPEEVTLPDELRAVVDGEVRVVDAADALVADAPDLLPLAAGLPLLPVRPDRAADLAELLQVRRLSEAVPAVVEASAGELREVPDGVRVLLPDAPTTYVEHEELHVGDVELDWRLGPDGVLHATTLEGVAAGLAWAAGHWSRRFEAAALLEDPSRTTELARDRWFD, from the coding sequence GTGAGCGGCACAGCGACGGACCCGTTCGGTACCGGCCGCCTCCGCCGGGGGGTGCTGGACGCCTGGACGGCGTCGGCGGCCCGGTTCCGGGAGGACGCCAACGCCGAGGAGGACCTGGCGCTCGGCGGCTACCGCGACCGTCTCGTCGTCGAGCTGGCGCAGAACGCCGCCGACGCCGCCGCCCGCGCGGGCGTCCCGGGCCGGCTGCGGCTGACGCTGCACCCGGCGCACGCCGACGGCCCGGCGGTGCTCGCGGCGGCGAACACCGGGGCGCCGCTGGACGCGGCGGGAGTCGAGTCGCTGGCGACGCTGCGCGCGTCGGCCAAGCGGGAGGAGACGGGCGCGGCGGGCCGCTTCGGCGTCGGCTTCGCGGCCGTCCTCGCCGTCAGCGACGAGCCCGCGGTGATCAGTCGTTCGGGTGGTGTCCGCTGGTCGCTGGCCGAGGCGCGCGGCCTGGCGGAGCAGGCCGCGGCCGGAGCGCCCGCGCTCGGCGACGAACTGCGCCGCCGCGAGGGCCACGTCCCGCTGCTCCGGCTGCCGCTGCCCGCCGAGGGCACGGCGCCCGAGGGCTACGACACCGTCGTCGTGCTGCCGCTGCGCGACGGCGCCGCGCAGGACCTCGCCGAGCGGCTGCTCGCGGGCGTGGACGACGCCCTCCTGCTCGCCCTCCCCGGGCTGCGGGAACTCGTCGTCGAGCTGCCGGGCGCCGCACCACGCATCCTGACGGCGCATCAGGAGGCCGGGCACGTCGTCGTCGAGGACAGCGCGGGGGAGACCACCCGCTGGCGCGTCGAGCGGGCCGGCGGGCGGCTGGACCCGGCGCTGCTCGCCGACCGCCCGGTCGAGGAGCGGCTGCGCCCCGACTGGGCGCTGACCTGGGCCGTCCCCGTGGGCCCGGACGGCGCGCCCGCCCGCCCGCGGACCGCGCCGGTGCTGCACGCCCCGACCCCCACCGACGAGCCGCTGGGCCTGCCCGCCCTGCTGATCGCCACGTTCCCGATGGATCCGACGCGCCGGCACGCCGCGCCCGGCCCGCTCACCGACTTCCTCGTGGGCCGCGCCGCCGAGGCGTACACCGCGCTGCTGCGCGACTGGCGGCCGGTGACGGCCGGCATCCTCGACCTCGTCCCGTCGCCGCTGGCGCAGAGCCCGCTCGACGCGGAGCTGCGCAGCCTGGTGCTGGAGCGGCTGCCGAGGGTGGCGTTCCTGCCGAGCGCGTCCGCCGCGCCGGAGGGCGAGGAGCCGTACGCGCTGCGGCCCGCCGAGGCGGAGATCGTGGAGGGCGCGAGCGCGGCCACCGTCGCGGTGCTCGGCGAGCTGTTCCGCAGCCTGCTGCCGGCGGGGCTGGAGCGCCGCCAGGAGCTGCGCGCGCTCGGTGTGGCACGGGTCTCGCTGGGGGAGACGATCGACCGGCTCGCGGGCGTCGAGCGGACGGCGGAGTGGTGGTGGCGGCTGTACGACAGCCTCGCCGGGGTGGACCCGGACCGGCTGAGCGGCCTGCCCGTCCCCCTCGCCGACGGCAGCCGCACCGCGATCGGCCCCCGCCAGGTGCTGCTGCCGCCCGCCGACGCCGAGGCGGCGTCCGGCGCGGAGCGGCTGTCCCGGCTCGGCCTGAAGATCGCCCACCCGGCGGCGGCCCACCCGCTGCTGGAGAAGCTCGGCGCCACGCCGTCCTCGCCGCGCGCGGTGCTCACCACCCCGCAGGTGCGGGCCGCGGTGGCGCACTCGCTCGACGCGGCCGAGTCGTGGGACGAGGACGCCCTCGACCCCGACGAACTGGCCGACACCGTCCTCGCGCTCGTCCGCGACGCGAACCTCGCGCCCGGCGACGAGCCGTGGCTCGCCGCGCTCGCCCTCCCCGACGAGGACGGCGAACTCGCCCCCGCCGGCGAACTCGTCCTCCCCGGCAGCCCGTTCGAGCAGGTCATCCGCCCCGGCGAACTCGCCGCCTGCGACGCCGCGCTCGCCGAGCGCTGGGGCGGGCAGCCGCTCACCGCCGTCGGCGTCCTGGCCGACTTCGCCCTCGTCCGGGCCACCGACGTCGTCCTCGACCCGGACGAACTGGAGCCGCGCGACGGTGACTTCCCCGAGCCCGAGGACGCCGGGCTGCTGGACGCCGTCGACGTGTGGTGCGAGGACGTCCTCGACGGGCTTCCCGAGACGCCCGTGCCGCCCGTGGCGACCGAACTCACCGCCGTCCGCGACCTCGACCTGGTCGCCGACGACGCCTGGCCGCGGGCCCTCGCCATGCTGTCCCGGCCGCCGCTGCGCGACGCGCTCACCGCGCCCGTCCGCGTCCTGCTGCCGGACGGCACGACGGAGAGCGTCCGCCCGTACACCGCCTGGTGGCTGCGTGGCCACCCGGTCCTGGACGGCCGCCGCCCCGCCGGGCTGCGCGCCGCCGGCGGCGACCCGCTGCTGGAGGGCCTGTACGAGGAGGCGGACGCGACCGGGTTCGCGGACGAGCAGGTGCTGCGCGCCCTCGGCGTCCGCACCACCGCCGCGGCCCTGCTCGACGAACCGGGCGGCGCCGCCGAGCTGCTGGCCCGCCTCGCGGACCCCGAGCGGCCGGTACGCGCCGACCGGCTGCACGCCCTCTACGGCCTGCTGGCCGCGCTCGACCCCGAGGAGGTGACCCTCCCCGACGAGCTGCGGGCCGTCGTCGACGGCGAGGTGCGGGTCGTCGACGCGGCGGACGCGCTGGTCGCGGACGCTCCCGACCTCCTCCCGCTCGCCGCGGGCCTGCCGCTGCTGCCCGTCCGCCCGGACCGCGCCGCCGACCTCGCGGAGCTGTTGCAGGTGCGACGGCTGAGCGAGGCGGTACCCGCGGTGGTGGAGGCGAGCGCGGGGGAACTCCGCGAGGTCCCCGACGGCGTCCGCGTCCTGCTCCCCGACGCGCCGACGACGTACGTCGAGCACGAGGAACTGCACGTCGGGGACGTGGAGTTGGACTGGCGCCTCGGCCCGGACGGCGTCCTGCACGCCACCACGCTGGAGGGCGTGGCCGCCGGCCTCGCCTGGGCGGCCGGCCACTGGTCCCGCCGCTTCGAGGCCGCGGCGCTGCTGGAGGACCCGTCGCGGACGACGGAACTCGCGCGGGACCGGTGGTTCGACTGA
- a CDS encoding DUF6585 family protein — protein MPEILLPRDGEWRVLTPEARDAAERQELGQPVDVYALTSGLSRRKINRVYEFARGVVRQDHGGPAEVFRLADMTEVTARVADRTYNGRYDATYFTFTIACAHGGPLRISAYYKSRGDHGYRYFGLGEAIREHVATRRLPAARERLRQGYEVSFGDFGLSRDGLIWKGKRPVPWEYVGPARTKEGWLTVELSDGRPKKCERELAVIPDYGLFLTLLAELRESPPRVG, from the coding sequence ATGCCGGAGATACTGCTGCCCAGGGACGGCGAATGGCGCGTCCTCACGCCGGAGGCGCGGGACGCCGCCGAACGCCAGGAGCTCGGGCAACCGGTCGACGTGTACGCGCTGACGAGCGGCCTGTCGCGCAGGAAGATCAACCGGGTCTACGAGTTCGCGCGCGGCGTCGTCCGCCAGGACCACGGCGGGCCGGCGGAGGTGTTCCGCCTCGCCGACATGACGGAGGTGACCGCGCGGGTCGCCGACCGTACGTACAACGGCCGTTACGACGCGACGTACTTCACCTTCACCATCGCCTGCGCGCACGGCGGGCCGCTGCGGATCAGCGCCTACTACAAGAGCCGGGGCGATCACGGGTACCGGTACTTCGGGCTCGGCGAGGCGATCCGCGAACACGTCGCCACCCGCCGGCTGCCGGCCGCCCGGGAGCGGCTGCGGCAGGGATATGAAGTCTCCTTCGGGGACTTCGGCCTCAGCCGGGACGGCCTGATCTGGAAGGGGAAGCGGCCGGTGCCGTGGGAGTACGTCGGCCCGGCCAGGACCAAGGAAGGCTGGCTCACGGTGGAACTGTCCGACGGTCGGCCGAAGAAGTGCGAGCGGGAGCTCGCGGTCATCCCCGACTACGGCCTCTTCCTGACCCTCCTCGCCGAACTCCGCGAGTCACCGCCGCGCGTGGGCTGA
- a CDS encoding trypsin-like serine peptidase, which translates to MRAPRPNRRRLASAALAAAVTFGAASAASAAPTSRAAGRAAAPAVAEVAYTAKERRQALAYWTPERMRKTGLAVDLGRTGPLAKPWKGPRMKTVGRLFFVNANGDDTWCTATAVRSGNRSVVMAAAHCVRRPASPVNTYTDLVFVPGYDKGERPYGVFPVAATVTPASWAKDAVGDVAALTVDPVKGRRLTDAVGGQSIAFDRKPGAKVTSFGYPASRPQRGEELLACTGTTKAGPDDEVVIPCDMAGGSSGGPWLADFDAKSGLGTLVSVNSHGDSPDGSRTMSGPRFGAVAKAVYERALSR; encoded by the coding sequence ATGCGCGCTCCCCGCCCCAACCGCCGCAGGCTCGCCTCCGCCGCCTTGGCCGCCGCCGTGACGTTCGGCGCCGCCTCCGCCGCCTCCGCGGCCCCCACTTCCCGTGCGGCCGGCCGGGCTGCCGCGCCGGCCGTCGCCGAGGTGGCGTACACGGCGAAGGAGCGCCGGCAGGCGCTCGCCTACTGGACGCCGGAGCGGATGCGGAAGACCGGCCTCGCCGTGGACCTCGGCAGGACCGGCCCGCTGGCGAAACCCTGGAAGGGCCCGCGGATGAAGACCGTCGGGCGGCTGTTCTTCGTCAACGCCAACGGCGACGACACCTGGTGCACCGCCACCGCCGTCCGCAGCGGCAACCGTTCCGTGGTGATGGCGGCCGCGCACTGCGTCCGCCGTCCGGCCTCGCCCGTCAACACGTACACGGACCTCGTGTTCGTGCCCGGCTATGACAAGGGGGAGCGCCCGTACGGCGTCTTCCCGGTCGCCGCGACCGTGACGCCCGCGTCCTGGGCGAAGGACGCGGTCGGTGACGTCGCCGCGCTGACCGTCGACCCGGTCAAGGGCCGGAGGCTGACGGACGCGGTCGGCGGCCAGTCGATCGCGTTCGACCGGAAGCCCGGTGCGAAGGTGACGTCCTTCGGCTACCCGGCGTCCCGCCCGCAGCGCGGCGAGGAGTTGCTGGCCTGCACGGGGACGACCAAGGCGGGACCCGACGACGAGGTGGTCATCCCCTGCGACATGGCGGGCGGGTCGAGCGGCGGCCCCTGGCTGGCCGATTTCGACGCCAAGTCCGGTCTGGGGACGCTGGTATCGGTCAACAGCCACGGTGACTCCCCGGACGGCAGCCGGACGATGTCCGGCCCCCGCTTCGGCGCGGTCGCGAAGGCCGTCTACGAGCGGGCGCTGAGCCGCTGA
- a CDS encoding NAD(P)H-binding protein, whose product MTAGTILVTGATGTTGSRLTARLTALGQPVRAASRTPADGSHGVDRYGFDWYDPAGHEAALRGVDRLYLVPPVAASDPAAVMLPFLERARAAGVRRAVLLSSSALPAGGPGAGKVHAALADGLFAEWAVLRPSWFMQNFRGGHAHARSLREHGELVTATGDGRVAFIDADDIAAVAARALTDPVAPCRDLVLTGPRALGYAEVAAVFMDVTGRPARHRPVPAPVLRERLVADGLPEPFAALLARLDEDIAAGVEDRVTDEVRRVTGREPRDFRAFAEEAFAGDERGGRVRSGPGSASGEVPAQRLSARS is encoded by the coding sequence ATGACCGCCGGCACGATCCTCGTCACCGGCGCCACGGGGACCACCGGCAGCCGGCTGACCGCCCGGCTGACCGCGCTCGGGCAGCCGGTGCGGGCGGCGTCCCGGACGCCCGCGGACGGGTCGCACGGCGTCGATCGGTACGGCTTCGACTGGTACGACCCCGCCGGCCACGAGGCCGCCCTGCGCGGCGTCGACCGCCTCTACCTCGTCCCGCCCGTCGCCGCGTCCGACCCCGCCGCCGTGATGCTGCCCTTCCTCGAACGCGCCCGCGCGGCGGGCGTGCGGCGCGCCGTGCTGCTGAGTTCGTCCGCGCTGCCCGCCGGCGGACCGGGCGCCGGGAAGGTCCACGCGGCGCTGGCGGACGGCCTGTTCGCGGAGTGGGCGGTGCTCCGCCCGTCCTGGTTCATGCAGAACTTCCGCGGCGGCCACGCGCACGCCCGGAGCCTCCGCGAACACGGGGAACTGGTGACGGCGACCGGCGACGGGCGCGTCGCCTTCATCGACGCGGACGACATCGCGGCGGTCGCCGCCCGCGCCCTCACGGACCCGGTGGCCCCCTGCCGCGACCTCGTCCTCACCGGCCCGCGTGCCCTCGGCTACGCCGAGGTGGCGGCGGTCTTCATGGACGTCACCGGCCGCCCGGCCCGCCACCGGCCCGTCCCCGCGCCCGTACTGCGCGAACGGCTGGTCGCGGACGGTCTCCCCGAGCCGTTCGCGGCGCTGCTCGCACGGCTCGACGAGGACATCGCGGCGGGGGTGGAGGACCGGGTGACGGACGAGGTGCGGCGGGTGACGGGGCGCGAGCCGCGCGACTTCCGCGCGTTCGCGGAGGAGGCGTTCGCGGGGGACGAGCGCGGCGGGCGCGTCCGGTCGGGTCCCGGCTCGGCATCCGGTGAGGTCCCGGCTCAGCGGCTCAGCGCCCGCTCGTAG
- a CDS encoding nuclear transport factor 2 family protein, with amino-acid sequence MTPPRLTDASPDDDAAAVVRRGLDLLLAKDMGGWAALCHDDAVVEFPFAPPGYPRRLDGRAAVEEYVADYTDHIDLHAFPSVEIHRTTAPETVIVEMRATGRTVATGEPYVMDYIAVVTVRDGRFVRYRDYWNPLALPGSTLDAKSVPSVPTVPSVPSVPSVPSVPADAA; translated from the coding sequence ATGACCCCACCCCGCCTCACAGACGCGTCCCCGGACGACGACGCCGCCGCCGTCGTCCGCCGCGGCCTGGACCTGCTGCTGGCGAAGGACATGGGCGGCTGGGCCGCCCTCTGCCACGACGACGCGGTCGTCGAGTTCCCCTTCGCCCCGCCCGGCTACCCGCGCCGGCTGGACGGCCGGGCGGCCGTCGAGGAGTACGTGGCCGACTACACGGACCACATCGACCTCCACGCGTTCCCCTCCGTCGAGATCCACCGGACCACCGCGCCGGAGACCGTGATCGTCGAGATGCGGGCCACCGGGCGGACGGTCGCCACCGGCGAGCCGTACGTCATGGACTACATCGCCGTCGTGACCGTCCGGGACGGGCGCTTCGTCCGCTACCGGGACTACTGGAACCCGCTCGCCCTGCCCGGTTCCACGCTCGACGCCAAGTCCGTCCCATCCGTCCCGACCGTTCCCTCCGTCCCTTCCGTCCCCTCCGTCCCCTCCGTCCCGGCGGACGCGGCATGA
- a CDS encoding TetR/AcrR family transcriptional regulator: MTARSPRADAVRNREAVLAAADALFARSESPRSVSMDDIAAAAGVGKGTLFRRFGDRTGLIKAVVEARTGALREAVEAGPPPLGPGTPPRDRVPALLDAVLRFKLDHRHLALALEEAGAGSPYAVAHYGWWHDVLTDALRRLSVGAGDDDVSFTAHALLAAVRADLVEHLVGERGQDPERLRAALAAHVRRLLGD, translated from the coding sequence ATGACCGCACGCAGTCCCCGCGCGGACGCCGTCCGCAACCGGGAGGCCGTCCTCGCCGCCGCCGACGCCCTCTTCGCCCGCTCCGAGAGCCCCCGGAGCGTCTCGATGGACGACATCGCCGCGGCGGCGGGGGTGGGCAAGGGGACGCTCTTCCGGCGGTTCGGCGACCGTACGGGCCTGATCAAGGCTGTCGTCGAGGCCCGGACCGGCGCACTGCGGGAAGCGGTGGAGGCCGGCCCGCCGCCGCTCGGCCCGGGCACCCCGCCGCGCGACCGCGTCCCCGCCCTGCTCGACGCCGTGCTCCGCTTCAAGCTGGACCACCGCCACCTCGCCCTCGCGCTGGAGGAGGCGGGCGCCGGCAGCCCCTACGCGGTGGCCCACTACGGGTGGTGGCACGACGTCCTCACGGACGCGCTGCGCCGGCTGTCGGTCGGGGCCGGTGACGACGACGTGTCCTTCACCGCCCACGCGCTGCTGGCGGCCGTCCGCGCCGACCTCGTCGAGCACCTCGTCGGCGAGCGCGGCCAGGACCCGGAGCGGCTGCGCGCGGCGCTGGCCGCCCACGTCCGGCGGTTGCTCGGCGACTGA
- a CDS encoding DUF1059 domain-containing protein — MTRKVADCRKYPSESHCTLTISGEEDEVLRAAAEHAVSVHRHEDTPELREKLRDFLEDEQPSA, encoded by the coding sequence ATGACCAGGAAAGTGGCGGACTGCCGCAAGTACCCCAGCGAGTCGCACTGCACGCTCACCATCTCCGGCGAGGAGGACGAGGTCCTGCGGGCCGCGGCCGAGCACGCCGTCTCCGTGCACCGGCACGAGGACACGCCGGAGCTGCGCGAGAAGCTGCGGGACTTCCTGGAGGACGAGCAGCCGTCCGCCTGA
- a CDS encoding HAD-IC family P-type ATPase, giving the protein MSDPAQTAGETADQAARGAPARPPHPHRHPGLTAAEVAERVSRGEVNDVPVRSSRSVGEIVRANVFTRFNAIIGVLFLIILVVGPLQDGLFGFVIVANTAIGILQELRAKKTLDSLAVIGESKPTVRRDGTPVSLATGEIVLGDVIELGPGDKCVVDGEVLESDGLEIDESLLTGEADPVLKKPGDKIMSGSFVVAGGGAFAATKVGREAYAAQLAEEASRFTLVHSELRTGISRILKYVTWMMVPTAVGLVISQLVVQDHDWREAVRRMIAGIVPMVPEGLVLLTSVAFAIGVIRLGNKQCLVQELPAIEGLARVDVVCLDKTGTLTEGGMDVSDLRLLSDAEEAYVRQVLGALGDSDPRPNASLQAIVDAYPDGEGWRCAEALPFSSARKYSGAELHSPDGEVATWLLGAPDVLLKEGDRALGEVEELNSQGLRVLLLARAGRDLDDPRVAEDVSPAALVVLEQRLRPDAADTLRYFDEQKVAAKVISGDNAVSVGAVAAKLGLPRAESPVDARKLPAEREDMGKALDEGSVFGRVTPQQKRDMVGALQARGHTVAMTGDGVNDVLALKDADIGVAMGAGSEATRAVAQIVLLNNSFASLPSVVAEGRRVIGNITRVATLFLTKTVYSVLLAILVVCTRVPYPFLPRHLTLLSTLTIGVPAFFLALAPNKERAKPHFVRRVMRYSVPAGLIAGLATFATYLLARHYYTGAGSLDAETSAATLTLFLISMWVLAIIARPYTWWRVLLVVAMGVAFLVVLAVPWLQRFFALKLVGATLPWAAVGIAAVAAAVLEVAWRWVGRRFPA; this is encoded by the coding sequence ATGAGCGATCCGGCGCAGACCGCGGGTGAGACCGCGGACCAGGCCGCACGCGGGGCTCCCGCCCGACCGCCGCACCCGCACCGGCACCCCGGGCTGACCGCCGCGGAGGTCGCCGAGCGCGTCTCCCGGGGCGAGGTCAACGACGTCCCGGTGCGCTCCTCGCGGTCGGTGGGGGAGATCGTCCGGGCCAACGTCTTCACCCGGTTCAACGCGATCATCGGCGTCCTCTTCCTGATCATCCTGGTCGTCGGCCCGCTCCAGGACGGCCTCTTCGGCTTCGTCATCGTCGCCAACACCGCGATCGGCATCCTCCAGGAGCTGCGCGCCAAGAAGACCCTGGACTCGCTCGCGGTCATCGGCGAGTCCAAGCCCACCGTCCGCCGCGACGGCACGCCCGTCTCCCTCGCCACCGGCGAGATCGTCCTCGGCGACGTGATCGAACTCGGCCCCGGCGACAAGTGCGTCGTCGACGGCGAGGTACTGGAGAGCGACGGCCTGGAGATCGACGAGTCGCTGCTGACCGGTGAGGCCGACCCGGTGCTGAAGAAGCCGGGCGACAAGATCATGTCGGGGTCGTTCGTGGTCGCGGGCGGCGGCGCCTTCGCCGCCACCAAGGTCGGCCGCGAGGCGTACGCGGCGCAGCTCGCCGAGGAGGCGTCCCGCTTCACCCTCGTCCACTCCGAACTCCGCACCGGCATCAGCCGGATCCTCAAGTACGTGACGTGGATGATGGTCCCCACCGCCGTCGGCCTCGTCATCAGCCAGCTCGTCGTGCAGGACCACGACTGGCGGGAGGCGGTCCGGCGGATGATCGCCGGGATCGTACCCATGGTCCCCGAGGGGCTGGTGCTGCTGACCTCCGTCGCCTTCGCGATCGGCGTCATCCGGCTGGGCAACAAGCAGTGCCTGGTGCAGGAGCTGCCCGCGATCGAGGGCCTCGCCCGCGTCGACGTCGTCTGCCTCGACAAGACCGGCACCCTCACCGAGGGCGGCATGGACGTCTCCGACCTGCGGCTGCTCTCCGACGCGGAGGAGGCGTACGTCCGCCAGGTGCTCGGCGCCCTCGGCGACTCCGACCCGCGCCCCAACGCCAGCCTCCAGGCGATCGTCGACGCCTACCCCGACGGCGAGGGCTGGCGCTGCGCCGAGGCGCTCCCGTTCTCCTCCGCGCGCAAGTACAGCGGCGCCGAACTCCACTCCCCCGACGGCGAGGTGGCCACCTGGCTGCTGGGCGCGCCCGACGTGCTCCTCAAGGAGGGCGACCGGGCCCTCGGCGAGGTCGAGGAGCTCAACTCCCAGGGCCTGCGCGTGCTGCTGCTCGCCCGCGCCGGCCGCGACCTGGACGACCCGCGCGTCGCCGAGGACGTCAGCCCGGCCGCCCTCGTCGTCCTCGAACAGCGGCTGCGGCCCGACGCGGCCGACACCCTGCGCTACTTCGACGAGCAGAAGGTCGCCGCGAAGGTCATCTCCGGCGACAACGCGGTCTCCGTCGGCGCGGTCGCCGCCAAGCTCGGGCTGCCGCGCGCGGAGTCGCCCGTCGACGCGCGCAAGCTGCCCGCCGAGCGCGAGGACATGGGCAAGGCGCTCGACGAGGGGTCGGTTTTCGGCCGCGTCACCCCGCAGCAGAAGCGGGACATGGTCGGGGCGCTCCAGGCGCGCGGGCACACGGTCGCGATGACCGGCGACGGTGTCAACGACGTACTGGCGCTGAAGGACGCGGACATCGGCGTCGCCATGGGCGCCGGCTCGGAGGCGACGCGGGCCGTCGCCCAGATCGTGCTCCTCAACAACAGCTTCGCCTCACTGCCCTCGGTGGTCGCCGAGGGGCGCAGGGTCATCGGCAACATCACGCGGGTGGCCACGCTGTTCCTGACCAAAACCGTCTACTCGGTGCTGCTCGCCATCCTCGTCGTCTGCACCCGCGTCCCGTACCCGTTCCTGCCCCGGCACCTGACGCTGCTGTCCACCCTGACGATCGGCGTCCCCGCCTTCTTCCTGGCCCTGGCGCCCAACAAGGAGCGCGCCAAACCGCACTTCGTCCGGCGCGTGATGCGGTACTCCGTCCCGGCCGGGCTGATCGCGGGCCTCGCGACCTTCGCCACCTACCTGCTCGCCCGGCACTACTACACGGGCGCCGGCTCCCTCGACGCGGAGACCAGCGCGGCGACGCTCACCCTGTTCCTGATCTCCATGTGGGTGCTGGCGATCATCGCCCGGCCGTACACCTGGTGGCGGGTGCTGCTGGTCGTCGCGATGGGGGTGGCGTTCCTGGTGGTCCTCGCCGTGCCGTGGCTGCAGCGGTTCTTCGCCCTGAAGCTGGTGGGGGCGACGCTGCCGTGGGCGGCGGTGGGCATCGCGGCGGTGGCGGCGGCGGTGCTGGAGGTGGCGTGGCGGTGGGTGGGACGGCGGTTCCCGGCGTGA